The following are from one region of the Paenibacillus sp. KS-LC4 genome:
- a CDS encoding ribonuclease H family protein — protein sequence MAKSKYYVVWVGKQAGVFATWKECQEQVSGVQDAKYKSFESKALADAAFKEGWRSHWGKGKSATSGAGSSSGGFKKTAAKPQESGEIDYDSISVDVGTRGNPGPVEYKGVDTQTGEILFYVGPIPNGTNNLGEFIAVVHALAYLKQKGSARTVYSDSRTALSWLRNKKVASTLVRDASTAKIWALTDEAEKWLKTNTYPNKVLKWNTEEWGEIKADFGRK from the coding sequence ATGGCGAAATCAAAATATTATGTCGTATGGGTAGGCAAGCAAGCAGGCGTATTTGCAACATGGAAGGAATGTCAGGAGCAGGTCAGCGGCGTTCAGGATGCGAAATATAAATCCTTTGAATCCAAAGCGCTGGCGGATGCCGCCTTCAAGGAAGGCTGGCGCAGCCACTGGGGCAAGGGGAAGAGTGCGACAAGCGGAGCAGGCAGCAGCTCGGGCGGTTTTAAGAAAACCGCTGCCAAGCCGCAGGAGTCTGGAGAAATCGACTACGACAGCATTTCCGTAGATGTCGGTACGCGGGGCAATCCGGGGCCGGTGGAATACAAGGGCGTCGATACACAGACGGGAGAAATTTTATTTTATGTCGGACCGATACCGAATGGAACCAACAATCTCGGCGAATTTATCGCCGTTGTGCACGCACTCGCTTATTTGAAGCAGAAGGGCAGCGCAAGAACGGTATACAGCGACTCTCGAACGGCACTAAGCTGGCTGCGTAATAAGAAGGTTGCTTCAACGCTCGTAAGAGACGCCTCAACCGCGAAAATTTGGGCACTGACCGATGAAGCGGAGAAATGGCTGAAGACGAACACCTATCCGAACAAGGTGCTCAAATGGAACACGGAGGAATGGGGAGAAATTAAAGCCGATTTTGGACGAAAATAA
- a CDS encoding cyclic lactone autoinducer peptide — protein MLKKLVYKLATFLDCTAVLSVRTASYLYVNQPETPEELLK, from the coding sequence ATGCTAAAAAAGCTGGTTTATAAATTGGCTACATTTTTGGACTGCACAGCTGTTCTTTCAGTAAGAACAGCAAGCTATCTTTACGTCAATCAACCAGAGACACCGGAAGAGCTTCTGAAATAG
- a CDS encoding S-layer homology domain-containing protein, protein MKKKPLLLIVILTMMMLTIGQSAWAFNDVKNEPNAKKIEALQQQGIITGDKNGNFRPKGNLTYAEGISMIVKGLELNFDHIRFIKQPLAADYYTNIKDDKWYSQAFIIAHFYDLGVAKDVKANDMMTREQFAQHLFKAIDQKVTYAMIEMYVMLNDEADVNPDFMGNIQKLLLSKIATLDAKQNFYPTASIKRGDAAAWLHDGIAFMKKMKEIEAPVSQPEPSDNPFTDARLTVTAVNAEVNKVTVTATVPHPGYGIQISGITFDGDQATIQLERTEPKPDQMYPQVITEVKVTTYVDAKFKPVLPAATDAFQGSSSAAPAGSSASVAS, encoded by the coding sequence ATGAAGAAAAAACCACTACTATTAATCGTTATCTTGACCATGATGATGCTGACAATCGGACAAAGCGCTTGGGCGTTCAACGATGTCAAAAACGAACCTAATGCCAAAAAAATTGAAGCGCTCCAGCAGCAGGGCATTATTACCGGTGACAAAAACGGCAATTTCCGTCCAAAGGGAAATCTGACTTATGCAGAAGGCATCTCCATGATTGTTAAAGGACTGGAGCTTAACTTTGATCATATTCGTTTTATTAAGCAGCCGCTGGCAGCCGACTACTATACGAATATTAAAGATGACAAATGGTATTCCCAAGCTTTCATCATCGCCCATTTCTACGATCTTGGTGTAGCTAAGGATGTGAAAGCAAATGACATGATGACTCGCGAGCAATTCGCTCAGCATTTGTTCAAAGCGATAGATCAGAAAGTGACGTATGCGATGATTGAAATGTACGTAATGCTTAATGATGAGGCTGATGTCAATCCAGACTTCATGGGTAATATCCAAAAGCTGCTCCTCAGCAAAATCGCAACACTTGATGCAAAGCAAAATTTTTACCCAACCGCTTCGATCAAACGTGGTGACGCTGCAGCATGGCTCCATGATGGCATTGCTTTTATGAAGAAAATGAAAGAAATTGAAGCACCTGTCAGCCAGCCAGAGCCATCTGACAATCCCTTCACAGATGCTAGACTAACGGTTACAGCCGTTAATGCGGAAGTTAATAAAGTGACGGTAACAGCAACGGTGCCACACCCGGGATATGGCATTCAAATTTCCGGCATCACGTTTGATGGCGACCAAGCTACTATTCAGCTTGAGCGCACGGAGCCTAAACCAGATCAAATGTATCCTCAAGTGATTACAGAGGTAAAGGTTACGACTTATGTGGATGCCAAATTCAAGCCTGTCCTTCCAGCAGCCACTGATGCCTTTCAAGGCAGCTCCTCTGCTGCTCCTGCGGGCAGCAGTGCGTCTGTCGCTTCCTAA
- a CDS encoding YjfB family protein — protein sequence MDIAALSTSLSQASLGTAVSISMLDMGQEQMQVQAQGLIKMMELSVNPNVGSLLDIKV from the coding sequence ATGGATATAGCAGCATTATCAACGTCACTTAGTCAAGCATCACTTGGCACGGCCGTATCTATTAGCATGCTGGATATGGGTCAAGAGCAGATGCAGGTGCAGGCGCAAGGGCTTATCAAAATGATGGAGCTCAGTGTCAATCCAAATGTAGGCAGCCTACTAGATATCAAAGTGTAG
- a CDS encoding MBL fold metallo-hydrolase: MHIQMIGTGSAFAKKYDNNNALIEVPGFKLLVDCGITLPKALHEAKLSFDELDAVLISHIHGDHVGGLEEYAFQMMFLYGKKPVLYIASSLVEPLWEQTLRGGLTQGPLQSIDDFFEVRRLEEGAQHELHPGLTVKLLKTEHIVGKDSYSFIFNRHFFYSADMKFSPSLLERLVEDGVDTIFHDCQLIAPGVVHACLDELLTLPEPLQERIWLMHYGDTMENYIGHTGKMRFVQQREVYTV; this comes from the coding sequence TTGCATATACAAATGATCGGAACAGGGAGTGCTTTTGCCAAGAAATATGATAATAACAATGCGTTAATTGAAGTGCCAGGATTTAAATTACTGGTCGATTGCGGCATTACGCTGCCCAAAGCGCTGCATGAAGCGAAGCTTTCGTTCGATGAGCTGGATGCCGTGCTGATCAGCCATATTCATGGCGACCATGTGGGCGGACTGGAGGAATATGCTTTTCAAATGATGTTTCTTTACGGAAAAAAGCCCGTGCTGTACATCGCCTCCTCGCTCGTCGAGCCGTTGTGGGAGCAGACGCTGCGCGGCGGGCTGACGCAAGGACCCTTGCAATCCATTGATGATTTTTTTGAAGTGAGACGGCTGGAGGAAGGCGCCCAGCATGAGCTGCATCCAGGGTTGACGGTGAAGCTGCTAAAGACCGAGCATATTGTGGGGAAAGATAGCTATTCGTTTATTTTCAATCGTCACTTCTTCTATTCGGCGGATATGAAGTTCAGTCCGTCATTGCTGGAGCGGCTTGTGGAGGATGGCGTGGATACGATTTTTCACGACTGCCAGCTGATTGCGCCAGGTGTTGTACATGCCTGTCTCGACGAGCTGCTGACACTGCCGGAGCCGTTGCAGGAGAGGATATGGCTCATGCATTATGGGGATACGATGGAAAATTACATAGGTCATACCGGGAAAATGCGGTTTGTACAGCAGCGTGAAGTTTACACGGTGTAG
- a CDS encoding uracil-DNA glycosylase yields MFQQLNNDWADKLQSEFEQPYFKKLEAFLTEQYSTKTIYPKQEDVFNALNYTSYEGTHVVILGQDPYHGVGQAHGLSFSVQPGVAVPRSLGNIYKELHADLGCTIPAHGSLRAWAEQGVLLLNTVLTVEAAAANSHKKKGWETFTDRIITALNERERPVVFILWGNPAQKKLELIDTGRHKIITSVHPSPLSARGGFFGSKPFSKANAYLQELGEREIDWSIPAL; encoded by the coding sequence GTGTTTCAGCAGTTGAACAATGATTGGGCGGATAAGCTGCAATCTGAATTTGAACAGCCTTACTTCAAGAAGCTGGAAGCTTTCTTGACGGAGCAATACAGCACGAAAACCATATATCCGAAGCAGGAGGATGTATTTAATGCGCTTAACTACACTTCCTATGAGGGCACGCACGTCGTTATTTTAGGACAGGACCCTTATCATGGAGTTGGCCAGGCGCATGGCCTGAGCTTTTCCGTGCAGCCGGGAGTAGCTGTGCCAAGGTCGCTCGGCAACATCTACAAGGAGCTTCATGCAGATTTAGGCTGCACCATTCCAGCCCATGGCTCGCTGCGGGCGTGGGCTGAGCAGGGAGTATTGCTGCTTAATACGGTGCTGACAGTGGAAGCGGCGGCAGCCAACTCGCATAAGAAGAAGGGCTGGGAAACGTTTACCGATCGTATTATTACTGCGCTCAATGAACGCGAGCGTCCGGTCGTATTCATATTATGGGGAAATCCCGCGCAGAAGAAGCTGGAGCTCATTGACACCGGCAGGCATAAAATCATTACCTCCGTGCATCCTAGCCCCTTGTCCGCCCGTGGCGGATTTTTCGGCAGCAAGCCATTCTCGAAGGCGAATGCTTATTTGCAAGAGCTGGGAGAGCGCGAAATAGATTGGAGCATCCCGGCATTATAG
- a CDS encoding ABC-F family ATP-binding cassette domain-containing protein: protein MIIVNIQQIKKYHAANLVLDGLTLQLQEGEKVGLIGRNGSGKSTLLRLIAGHEQVDDGMLTVKRDLLIGYLPQIPAAFDSLTVYEVMAYGFRELTACRQEMSELEREMAGEEAANDAVKMERLLNMYAAAQEKFEQGGGYDMDTAIDQVASGLRIDRNYDQRSFGSLSGGEKTRIVLASQLVVRPALLLLDEPTNHLDLKGIEWLEQFIQHYEGACVIVSHDRYFLDAVGTKMIELEDGEAHTYHSNYSGYLKEKEERLLQQFAEFQEQQKVIRKMKETIRQLEEWGRVGGNEKFFKRAASIRKALERMETVKRPILERNTAEFELMPLDRSGRHVISFEGLTKQFGERMILREAEGSLLYGEKVVLLGDNGSGKTTLFKLLLGELQPDSGQVEQGTRLEIGYLAQQEPLKDNKQTVLEYFRLEGGLEEGEARNVLAKYLFYGTDVFKPLAALSGGEWSRLRLALLVRRKPNLLLLDEPTNHLDVASREALEEALEEFPGTVLAISHDRYFINRLAKRVWELGHGKVAAYIGNYDDFKAKREERIQANSTGKGMQEAASGARNEKKRSNRSTAAAEAPATKQKTRRENAAAHSSTLKYKTKLEHVEQDIAKLEAEIAIADAELEQIERMGETANLEQKWTEREELQARLDQRLEQWLELSS, encoded by the coding sequence ATGATCATTGTAAATATACAACAAATAAAAAAATACCACGCGGCAAATCTGGTGCTTGATGGTTTAACGCTTCAGCTTCAGGAGGGAGAGAAGGTAGGGCTCATTGGCCGAAACGGCAGTGGAAAATCGACGCTGCTGCGGCTGATTGCCGGACATGAGCAGGTTGACGATGGCATGCTGACTGTGAAAAGAGATTTGCTAATCGGCTACTTGCCGCAAATTCCAGCGGCGTTTGATTCGCTTACCGTCTATGAGGTGATGGCTTACGGCTTTCGCGAGCTGACGGCCTGCAGGCAGGAAATGTCGGAGCTTGAGCGCGAGATGGCAGGGGAAGAAGCGGCAAATGACGCTGTGAAGATGGAGAGGCTGCTGAACATGTACGCTGCTGCACAGGAAAAATTCGAGCAAGGCGGCGGCTACGACATGGATACGGCGATTGATCAAGTAGCCAGCGGCCTGCGCATTGACCGAAATTACGATCAGCGGAGCTTCGGCAGCTTGTCGGGCGGGGAGAAAACCCGGATTGTTCTAGCTTCACAGCTCGTTGTACGTCCAGCCTTGCTGCTGTTGGATGAGCCGACAAATCATCTCGATCTTAAAGGAATTGAATGGCTGGAGCAGTTCATTCAGCACTATGAGGGCGCTTGTGTAATCGTATCGCATGATCGTTATTTTCTTGATGCCGTCGGCACAAAAATGATTGAGCTGGAGGATGGCGAAGCCCATACCTATCACAGCAACTATAGCGGTTATCTGAAAGAGAAGGAGGAGCGGCTGCTCCAGCAATTCGCCGAGTTTCAGGAACAGCAGAAGGTCATTCGAAAAATGAAAGAAACGATTCGCCAGCTGGAAGAATGGGGGCGCGTTGGCGGCAATGAGAAGTTTTTCAAGCGTGCAGCGTCGATCCGCAAAGCGCTGGAGCGGATGGAAACGGTTAAGCGCCCGATTTTGGAGCGGAATACAGCTGAATTTGAGCTGATGCCGCTTGACCGCTCTGGTCGTCATGTCATCTCGTTTGAAGGCTTGACGAAGCAGTTCGGGGAACGAATGATTTTACGGGAGGCAGAGGGCAGTCTGCTATATGGCGAGAAAGTCGTGCTGCTTGGCGATAACGGCTCCGGAAAAACGACGCTGTTCAAGCTGCTGCTAGGCGAGTTGCAACCTGACAGTGGGCAAGTGGAGCAGGGCACACGTTTGGAAATCGGATATTTGGCGCAGCAGGAGCCGTTAAAGGACAATAAGCAAACCGTGCTGGAGTATTTCCGTCTGGAGGGCGGCTTGGAGGAAGGCGAAGCACGAAATGTGCTAGCTAAATATTTATTTTATGGGACGGACGTATTCAAGCCGCTCGCGGCGCTTTCCGGTGGAGAGTGGTCACGGCTGCGGCTCGCACTGCTTGTAAGACGCAAGCCCAATCTGCTGCTGCTCGATGAGCCGACCAACCATTTGGATGTGGCATCACGCGAGGCGCTGGAGGAGGCGCTGGAGGAATTTCCGGGCACGGTGCTTGCGATTTCGCATGACCGCTATTTCATCAATCGCTTGGCGAAGCGGGTATGGGAGCTGGGACACGGAAAGGTCGCTGCTTATATAGGCAACTATGACGATTTTAAGGCGAAGCGAGAGGAGCGGATTCAAGCTAACTCAACTGGAAAAGGAATGCAAGAAGCAGCAAGTGGTGCACGCAACGAGAAGAAGCGCTCGAATAGAAGTACGGCTGCTGCTGAAGCGCCCGCTACTAAGCAGAAAACACGGCGGGAAAATGCAGCAGCCCATTCGAGTACGTTAAAGTACAAGACAAAGCTTGAGCATGTCGAGCAGGATATTGCAAAGCTTGAGGCCGAAATTGCAATAGCAGATGCAGAGCTGGAACAAATCGAGCGGATGGGGGAAACGGCAAATCTTGAGCAGAAATGGACGGAGCGGGAAGAGCTGCAAGCAAGGCTGGATCAGCGTTTGGAACAGTGGCTGGAGCTGTCAAGCTAA
- a CDS encoding accessory gene regulator B family protein: protein MLETFSRKLAISIKAIVPEHPASAARLQYGLSLILNALFIISGALLIALFTGKVSGVLAALISFAILRQASGGLHLKSGTMCVVVSIGVATALSFTPAFSSGTLFIINLINLLLALLFAPSDIEKQSRIPRRFYPVLKLISAVIICSNLWIESSIIGLTLLVQCVTLILAKVVSTHAKKAGL from the coding sequence ATGTTGGAAACTTTTTCGAGAAAACTGGCAATAAGCATTAAGGCCATTGTTCCAGAGCATCCAGCTTCGGCAGCGCGACTGCAATACGGTTTGTCATTAATTTTAAACGCTCTATTTATTATTTCAGGGGCGCTGCTCATCGCGTTATTTACAGGCAAGGTGAGCGGTGTATTAGCGGCTCTTATCTCGTTTGCGATACTTAGGCAGGCATCGGGTGGGCTACATCTTAAATCGGGAACGATGTGTGTTGTGGTGTCGATTGGGGTGGCGACGGCGCTGTCGTTCACACCAGCATTTTCGAGCGGAACGCTGTTCATAATCAATTTAATTAATCTTCTGCTTGCATTGTTATTCGCACCATCAGACATTGAGAAGCAGTCGCGTATTCCTAGACGCTTTTACCCGGTGCTAAAACTGATTTCGGCTGTAATTATATGTAGCAATTTATGGATAGAATCGTCTATAATTGGATTAACATTGCTAGTGCAGTGCGTTACCTTAATTTTGGCTAAGGTGGTGAGTACTCATGCTAAAAAAGCTGGTTTATAA
- a CDS encoding LysM domain-containing protein has product MMDRAFFPGGGFGGGFGRPFFRPFPHPFFPNRVLFPFFFFSPFLFPFIREGSSDDMIYAQHQAQQGETLAAVCHKYNIPHAIMEEANPHINPAQLNAGEMVYIPRISNMMCQKTYSEMPVGSQQAQPMMYHGQHS; this is encoded by the coding sequence ATGATGGATCGTGCATTTTTTCCTGGTGGTGGCTTTGGCGGCGGGTTCGGTCGTCCTTTCTTTCGTCCGTTCCCGCATCCCTTTTTTCCTAACCGTGTGTTGTTCCCATTTTTCTTCTTCTCACCCTTTTTGTTTCCTTTTATTAGAGAAGGCAGCTCGGACGATATGATTTATGCTCAGCATCAGGCTCAGCAGGGTGAGACGCTGGCGGCAGTTTGTCACAAATATAATATTCCTCATGCGATAATGGAGGAAGCCAATCCTCATATTAACCCGGCTCAGCTGAATGCTGGAGAAATGGTATACATTCCGCGAATTTCTAATATGATGTGTCAAAAGACATATTCCGAGATGCCGGTTGGCAGCCAGCAAGCTCAGCCCATGATGTATCACGGGCAGCATTCTTAA
- a CDS encoding YolD-like family protein — translation MAKKPKRPTRDEFELEELGERLVEAYQEGIELLFEVWNWEEPVAGVIVKMDSRTKLVHVAKGEAMTKIPFMDIMKVNNNAS, via the coding sequence ATGGCAAAGAAACCAAAGCGCCCGACAAGGGACGAGTTTGAATTAGAGGAGCTCGGAGAGCGTCTGGTTGAAGCATATCAAGAGGGGATTGAGCTGCTTTTTGAGGTGTGGAACTGGGAAGAGCCTGTCGCGGGGGTCATCGTAAAAATGGATTCGCGCACAAAGCTGGTTCACGTAGCGAAAGGCGAAGCAATGACCAAAATACCTTTTATGGATATTATGAAGGTGAACAACAACGCAAGCTAG
- a CDS encoding Bax inhibitor-1/YccA family protein: protein MDTIHSSQLLLPKVFRVLFLSLIVSLVGFLVGQVVPPVLAMPLYIVEIGLLIALLFLRKKKSIGYTLMYSFMFVSGLTMYFVIVSYISLLGASLVLQGLGVAILAFGGTALYAIKSKQDFSFLGGFLFASTIVLVLMTLVGLFLPFSGTTELMVSGFGILIFIGWTLFDFSRLTRQGFSDEDIPMIVVSIYLDFVNLFLFILRFLGASRD from the coding sequence ATGGATACGATTCATTCGTCGCAGCTGTTACTGCCGAAAGTTTTTCGGGTTTTATTTCTTTCCCTGATTGTATCGCTTGTCGGCTTCTTGGTCGGTCAAGTTGTACCGCCTGTGCTAGCTATGCCGCTGTACATTGTGGAAATTGGTCTGCTGATTGCATTGCTCTTTTTACGGAAAAAGAAATCAATCGGCTACACGCTGATGTACAGCTTTATGTTCGTCTCCGGCTTGACGATGTATTTCGTCATTGTTAGCTACATTAGCCTTCTTGGCGCTTCGCTGGTGCTGCAAGGCCTTGGCGTTGCAATTCTCGCCTTTGGCGGCACCGCGCTTTATGCGATTAAGTCGAAGCAGGATTTTTCATTCCTCGGCGGCTTCTTGTTCGCTTCAACTATTGTGCTTGTACTCATGACGCTCGTTGGCTTATTCCTTCCGTTCTCGGGCACGACAGAGCTAATGGTATCCGGCTTCGGCATTTTGATTTTCATCGGTTGGACGTTGTTTGACTTCTCGCGTCTTACTCGCCAAGGCTTTAGCGATGAGGACATTCCAATGATCGTCGTGAGCATTTATTTGGACTTCGTTAATCTGTTCCTGTTTATACTGCGTTTCCTTGGTGCTAGTCGGGACTAA
- a CDS encoding Ku protein — translation MHTVWKGAISFGLVHVPVKMHSATEDRDLSFRSLHKDCGMPINYAKTCRHCNKEIGPDEIVKGFEYEKDKYVIVNEEELEAIKPDSAKIIQILDFVNLAEIDPVYYQKAYYLSPDMAGAGAYSLLLEAIRQTGKIGIAKISIRSKSSLAAVRVVGSCLCLETMFFPDEIRAVSQVPNLPAQAAVNEKELDMAKMLIEQLSEPFDAAKYTDDYRIALTELIQQKIAGQSVDIVSAPAAASGRTNVIDLMAALQASLDATKSATPPAPAPKKKRTSKAKGTAS, via the coding sequence ATGCATACCGTCTGGAAAGGGGCAATTAGCTTCGGGTTGGTGCATGTCCCCGTTAAAATGCACTCGGCGACGGAGGACAGGGACCTATCCTTTCGCAGCTTACACAAGGATTGTGGCATGCCGATTAATTATGCGAAAACATGTCGGCATTGTAATAAGGAAATTGGCCCTGACGAAATTGTGAAGGGCTTCGAGTATGAAAAGGATAAATATGTCATTGTTAATGAGGAGGAGCTTGAGGCCATCAAGCCAGATTCCGCCAAGATCATTCAAATTTTAGATTTTGTAAACCTCGCTGAAATCGATCCCGTCTATTATCAAAAAGCATATTACCTTTCTCCTGACATGGCGGGCGCTGGCGCGTATAGCCTGCTGCTAGAGGCAATTCGACAAACAGGCAAAATAGGTATAGCCAAAATATCTATTCGCTCCAAAAGCAGTCTTGCAGCGGTTCGGGTAGTCGGCAGCTGCTTGTGTTTGGAGACGATGTTTTTTCCCGATGAAATTCGTGCGGTCAGCCAGGTGCCAAACCTACCAGCTCAAGCGGCTGTCAATGAGAAGGAGCTCGATATGGCTAAAATGCTGATTGAGCAGCTCAGCGAGCCCTTTGACGCTGCTAAATATACAGATGACTACCGCATCGCGCTGACCGAGCTGATACAGCAAAAAATAGCCGGTCAAAGTGTTGACATTGTATCCGCTCCAGCAGCAGCTTCAGGCCGAACCAATGTCATTGATCTTATGGCTGCGCTTCAGGCCAGCCTGGATGCAACAAAGAGCGCGACACCGCCTGCGCCGGCTCCTAAGAAAAAACGCACCTCCAAAGCAAAAGGAACTGCATCATGA
- a CDS encoding DUF3892 domain-containing protein, producing MSANEWSNVERDHFVAVQKNGDGDLTSFKTSSGRVLDYQTALQEVQAGQIAGVNAFKGKDGEMYIRGDADGDPTNNLDQLPLF from the coding sequence ATGAGCGCGAACGAATGGAGCAATGTGGAAAGGGATCATTTTGTAGCGGTTCAGAAAAATGGAGACGGTGACCTGACGAGCTTTAAAACGTCATCGGGCCGTGTACTGGATTATCAGACGGCGCTGCAAGAGGTACAGGCAGGGCAAATCGCTGGCGTGAATGCCTTCAAGGGCAAGGATGGCGAAATGTACATCCGTGGCGATGCAGACGGCGATCCTACGAACAATTTGGATCAGCTTCCGCTGTTTTAA
- a CDS encoding DNA ligase, whose protein sequence is MMQLPAVPMAPITSPDIPIGPQWCYQIKWDGVRTLARLDGKGGVELFGRRLEPRNHTFPEIVSLLEPIRVGPCILDGEIAYFDGVRPNFQRAKLGVRKRVKDDGLLFVMFDMLNSDGEDIRKLPFKERFERLQASFPEKTPRLFVTDLHFDGQQLWQWLNEREWEGIISKRLDGPYVEGKKHQYWFKKRKEVRLVADVVGIKQRDGQVSSLVLRYEGRYIGHVSGLDNASKQVLKQFMMEHPGECPFHDLSNSMKKSDIVWIAPPFSCRVSALEFTESGILRQPRLLGFGDGE, encoded by the coding sequence ATGATGCAGCTCCCCGCCGTTCCTATGGCTCCGATAACCTCACCTGATATACCGATAGGGCCGCAATGGTGCTATCAGATTAAATGGGATGGTGTACGTACTTTGGCCCGTTTAGATGGAAAAGGAGGTGTAGAGCTGTTTGGGCGGCGTTTAGAGCCGCGTAATCACACTTTCCCCGAAATTGTGTCCTTATTAGAACCCATACGCGTTGGGCCTTGCATTTTGGACGGCGAGATCGCTTATTTTGACGGTGTACGCCCGAACTTTCAAAGAGCCAAGCTCGGGGTCCGAAAACGCGTCAAAGATGATGGACTTCTATTTGTCATGTTTGACATGCTCAACTCGGATGGCGAGGATATACGGAAGCTCCCTTTTAAAGAGCGCTTTGAGAGGCTACAGGCCTCCTTCCCTGAGAAAACGCCTCGTCTATTTGTAACCGATTTGCACTTTGATGGACAGCAGCTTTGGCAATGGCTTAATGAGCGTGAATGGGAAGGTATTATTTCAAAAAGATTAGATGGCCCTTATGTGGAGGGAAAAAAACATCAATATTGGTTTAAAAAAAGAAAAGAAGTCCGCTTAGTTGCAGACGTCGTCGGCATTAAACAGCGTGACGGACAGGTATCAAGCCTTGTCCTACGCTATGAAGGAAGATACATCGGGCATGTATCTGGGCTGGACAATGCCTCAAAGCAGGTGCTAAAGCAATTTATGATGGAGCATCCGGGCGAATGCCCTTTCCACGACCTTTCTAATAGTATGAAAAAATCTGACATCGTTTGGATTGCCCCTCCCTTCAGCTGCCGGGTAAGTGCGCTCGAATTTACGGAATCAGGCATTTTAAGACAGCCTAGATTACTTGGGTTTGGAGATGGCGAATGA